In Paraburkholderia terrae, a genomic segment contains:
- a CDS encoding AMP-binding protein has translation MKPSVESHASNRHWIASYGSIPAEIDADRYPSINALLEGAMRQFADRPAFHAFGHTLTYADIDRLSSAFAAYLQKVAGVGKGDRVAVMLPNVLAFPIAFIAIAKIGAVQVNVNPLYTARELEHQLNDAGVETIVVFDGSTRTLAEVVSRTKIRTVITAGAGDGSGATLPGPAADPALRGAITLPQALAQGERLAADPVDVNGSDLLFLQYTGGTTGLSKGAALSHRNLVANIEQFKAFMPDSLRPGVEVVVTAIPLYHIFALTVNFLTYFSVGAENWLVANPREVEPFIDLLKAARPTIFVGVNTLYAGLAAHPRLAEVDWSRLRLSAGGGAAVIDIVSERWKSVTGSFIREGYGLSETSPVVSFNPQFIDGFTGNTGLPVPSTDVKLLDDDNREAGIGVAGEICVKGPQVMRGYWQQPEANTRAFTADGYFRTGDVGVFDDKGFLKIVDRKKDMVIVSGFNVYPNEVEAVATAFPGVAECACIGVPDEKTGEAVKLFVVAAPGADVTQQVLIAHCRASMAAYKVPKAIHFVDSLPKSTVGKILRRELRRVE, from the coding sequence ATGAAACCGTCCGTGGAAAGCCACGCCAGCAACCGACACTGGATCGCGTCGTACGGCTCGATCCCTGCGGAGATCGACGCCGACCGCTATCCGTCGATCAACGCGCTGCTGGAAGGCGCGATGCGCCAGTTCGCGGACAGACCCGCGTTTCATGCGTTCGGCCACACGTTGACTTATGCGGACATCGACCGCTTGTCGTCGGCATTCGCCGCGTATTTGCAGAAGGTGGCGGGCGTCGGCAAGGGCGACCGCGTGGCCGTGATGCTGCCGAACGTGCTCGCGTTTCCCATCGCGTTCATCGCCATCGCGAAGATCGGCGCAGTGCAGGTCAACGTCAATCCGCTCTACACGGCGCGAGAACTGGAGCATCAACTGAACGACGCGGGCGTCGAAACGATCGTCGTGTTCGACGGCTCGACGCGCACGCTCGCCGAAGTCGTCAGCCGCACGAAGATCCGGACGGTGATCACGGCGGGCGCCGGCGACGGCAGCGGCGCCACGCTTCCCGGTCCCGCCGCCGACCCCGCGCTGCGCGGCGCGATCACGCTGCCGCAAGCACTCGCGCAAGGCGAGAGGCTCGCCGCCGATCCCGTCGATGTCAACGGCAGCGATCTGCTCTTTCTGCAATACACGGGCGGCACGACGGGGCTATCGAAGGGCGCCGCGCTGTCGCATCGCAATCTGGTTGCGAACATCGAGCAATTCAAAGCCTTCATGCCCGATTCGCTGCGGCCGGGCGTTGAGGTCGTCGTCACGGCGATTCCGCTTTATCACATCTTCGCGCTGACCGTGAACTTCCTCACGTACTTCTCCGTCGGCGCGGAGAACTGGCTCGTGGCGAATCCGCGCGAAGTCGAGCCGTTCATCGACTTGCTGAAGGCCGCGCGTCCGACCATCTTCGTCGGCGTCAACACGCTGTATGCCGGGCTCGCCGCGCATCCGCGCCTCGCGGAAGTGGACTGGTCGCGGCTCAGGCTGTCCGCGGGCGGCGGGGCGGCCGTGATCGATATCGTGTCCGAGCGCTGGAAGTCCGTGACGGGCAGTTTTATCCGCGAGGGCTATGGGTTGTCGGAGACGTCGCCGGTGGTGTCGTTCAACCCGCAGTTCATCGACGGCTTCACGGGCAACACGGGCCTGCCCGTGCCTTCCACCGACGTCAAGCTGCTCGACGACGACAACCGCGAAGCGGGCATCGGCGTGGCGGGCGAGATCTGCGTCAAAGGCCCGCAAGTGATGCGCGGCTACTGGCAGCAGCCCGAGGCCAACACGCGCGCTTTCACGGCGGATGGCTACTTCCGTACCGGCGACGTCGGCGTATTCGACGACAAGGGCTTTCTGAAGATCGTCGATCGCAAGAAGGACATGGTGATCGTCTCCGGCTTCAACGTTTACCCGAACGAAGTGGAAGCGGTAGCGACCGCGTTTCCCGGCGTCGCCGAATGCGCGTGCATCGGCGTGCCCGATGAAAAGACGGGCGAGGCAGTCAAATTGTTCGTCGTCGCCGCGCCGGGCGCCGACGTGACGCAGCAGGTGCTGATCGCGCATTGCCGCGCGAGCATGGCGGCGTACAAGGTGCCCAAGGCCATTCACTTCGTCGATTCGTTGCCGAAGTCGACGGTCGGCAAGATTCTTCGTCGCGAGTTGCGACGCGTCGAATGA
- a CDS encoding AraC family transcriptional regulator, with translation MQQRAPAQAAATHQHAPSVIGWREKRFAPSKLVALLDVTSEAGIDANAVLAGTELDAGAVANPFTLTSSLQFLIAAGNAVRLCERPDLGVRVGCRLHASSYGMYGYALLCSEALAQTFDTAVKYHQLANGILDIRWFEHDDAASWVFPNRDEVRMPDIGEPLYRFLIDLQFAVHVTVIKDVMGAWCVPARAMFTQAQPPHAALLSDVLECPLAFDQPQNLLSYPAAWLSRAPQLANPITAAQVSTQCARLVEQFRWQAGVTRRVYQELTRTPGKFPDIEQIAESLCMTSRTLRRKLEAEGASYSELLTGVRKALAVDYLCTTTLSIEDIALTLGFSDAVSFRHAFKRWTGKTPNDVRRDRSATLP, from the coding sequence ATGCAGCAACGCGCGCCCGCGCAGGCGGCGGCAACCCATCAGCACGCGCCGTCTGTCATCGGATGGCGTGAAAAGCGCTTTGCGCCGTCCAAGCTCGTCGCGCTGCTCGACGTGACCTCGGAAGCCGGCATCGACGCGAATGCCGTTCTGGCGGGCACGGAACTCGACGCCGGGGCTGTCGCCAACCCGTTCACGCTGACTTCGTCGCTGCAATTTCTGATTGCGGCCGGCAATGCTGTCCGTCTATGTGAGCGACCTGATCTTGGCGTGCGTGTCGGTTGCCGTTTGCATGCATCGAGCTACGGTATGTACGGCTATGCGTTGCTGTGCTCGGAAGCGCTCGCGCAGACCTTCGATACCGCCGTCAAATACCATCAGCTCGCCAACGGCATACTCGACATCCGCTGGTTCGAGCATGACGACGCGGCATCGTGGGTCTTCCCGAATCGCGACGAAGTGCGCATGCCCGACATCGGCGAGCCGCTGTATCGCTTTTTGATCGACCTGCAGTTCGCGGTACACGTGACGGTCATCAAGGACGTGATGGGCGCATGGTGTGTGCCGGCGCGCGCGATGTTCACGCAGGCACAACCGCCCCATGCCGCGTTGCTGTCCGACGTGCTGGAATGCCCGCTCGCCTTCGACCAGCCGCAGAACCTGTTGAGCTACCCTGCCGCGTGGCTGTCGCGCGCGCCGCAGCTCGCCAATCCGATCACGGCCGCGCAAGTCTCGACGCAATGCGCGCGGCTGGTGGAGCAGTTCCGCTGGCAGGCAGGCGTCACGCGGCGCGTCTATCAGGAACTCACGCGCACGCCTGGCAAATTCCCGGACATCGAACAGATCGCGGAGAGTCTGTGCATGACGTCGCGCACGCTTCGCCGCAAGCTCGAAGCGGAAGGCGCGTCGTATAGCGAGCTATTGACGGGTGTGCGCAAGGCGCTCGCCGTCGACTATCTGTGTACGACAACACTCAGCATCGAAGACATTGCGTTGACGCTGGGTTTCAGCGACGCCGTGAGCTTTCGTCACGCGTTCAAGCGCTGGACGGGCAAGACGCCGAACGACGTCCGGCGCGATCGTAGCGCGACGCTTCCATAA
- a CDS encoding histone deacetylase family protein — MPPTLVYTHAACLNHQPGPHHPESPERLKTVLQTLRAPEFAALEWRDAPMGTLEQVQLIHSQDFIDEVAEIAPKHGYMPLDGGDTVMSPGSWEAVMRCVGAACAGVDAVLNNDARNVFCATRPCGHHAEPGKAMGFCIFNQAAIAAAYAYDVHKLERVAVVDFDVHHGNGTQAAFYDRPELFYASSHQSPLYPGTGKSAETGVSHNILNVPLPPGCDSDLFRSRIEADMLPAVREFRPELIIISAGFDAHRLDPLAALRLDDDDFHWITRELVRIADETCEGRVVSILEGGYSMEGLSGGTRAHVRALLGT; from the coding sequence ATGCCGCCCACCCTCGTCTACACGCACGCCGCCTGCCTGAACCATCAGCCCGGCCCGCATCATCCCGAATCGCCGGAACGGCTGAAGACCGTGTTGCAAACCTTGCGTGCGCCGGAATTCGCCGCGCTCGAATGGCGCGACGCACCGATGGGCACGCTCGAACAGGTGCAGCTCATTCACAGCCAGGACTTCATCGACGAAGTCGCGGAAATCGCGCCGAAGCACGGCTACATGCCGCTCGACGGCGGCGACACCGTCATGTCGCCGGGTTCGTGGGAAGCCGTCATGCGCTGCGTCGGCGCGGCGTGCGCGGGCGTCGATGCCGTGCTCAACAACGACGCGCGCAACGTCTTCTGCGCGACGCGTCCGTGCGGGCACCATGCGGAGCCCGGCAAGGCAATGGGCTTTTGCATCTTCAATCAGGCAGCCATCGCGGCAGCGTATGCGTACGACGTACACAAACTGGAGCGCGTGGCCGTCGTCGATTTCGACGTTCATCACGGCAACGGCACGCAGGCCGCGTTTTATGACCGGCCCGAACTCTTCTATGCGTCGAGTCATCAATCGCCGCTCTATCCCGGCACGGGCAAGTCGGCTGAAACGGGCGTGAGCCACAACATCCTCAACGTTCCGCTGCCGCCGGGTTGCGATTCGGATCTGTTCCGTTCGCGCATCGAGGCCGATATGCTGCCCGCCGTGCGCGAGTTCCGTCCTGAGCTGATCATTATTTCAGCGGGCTTCGACGCGCATCGGCTCGATCCACTCGCCGCGCTGCGTCTCGACGATGACGACTTCCACTGGATCACGCGCGAGCTGGTGCGCATCGCCGACGAGACCTGCGAGGGGCGCGTGGTATCGATACTCGAAGGCGGATACAGCATGGAGGGGCTGTCGGGCGGCACGCGCGCGCATGTGCGCGCGTTGCTGGGGACTTGA
- a CDS encoding S10 family serine carboxypeptidase-like protein produces MKPDRSISGSRPRLGRLAASGAMILGLLVLAGCGGGDSSPASSATSALSQAAADPQALAQQQAQPQAANKPYTDPIPYSPHANDGLAASQVAEKAAVMHYQWKSGKTTVNYTTTTGHLTAADANGNPEATMSYVAYTAQGSKGKARPVTFVYNGGPGSSSIWLRLGSFAPTRVATPDPLLTNWPNYPLVDNAESLIDTTDMVFIDPPGTGLSEAVLPYTNKQFWGVDSDVNIMRDFIIRYLAANNRSDSPIYLYGESYGTPRTDMLALALETAGVPLTGIVLQSAILNYFADAIEAVAIFGTKEGLQLDTDTLAGYYPGYAEVAAYFHQVSPPLLDQGLFALQSEIFATGQYNHFRQYAETWVLSQFGLPGYFDPPVYPATRTLQSWEWPSSLTLHALQAYFDPNSFNLALVPGSTIGRYDGRVSLPNSDPRLQTDGDPSDILISQPFTTALATQMPDYLGYTAPNATYMPLNDEIIEVWDFSHDGQALPDTLPDLLGAITLNPKLKVLAENGFHDLATPFFKTEKDLARLQTVRGLNPDLQVNFFQGGHMIYLDDVARPKMKSDLVDYYSGQPIPLALSLWTLPAPWSDESPAGTPTSTAQAAATQ; encoded by the coding sequence ATGAAACCAGACCGTAGCATTAGCGGCAGCCGCCCGCGTCTGGGGCGGCTAGCCGCTTCAGGCGCGATGATTCTCGGGTTGCTGGTTCTCGCGGGATGTGGGGGAGGCGACAGCAGTCCCGCTTCGTCGGCGACGAGCGCGTTGAGCCAGGCGGCGGCGGATCCACAAGCGCTCGCGCAACAGCAGGCGCAACCGCAGGCGGCCAACAAGCCGTACACCGATCCGATTCCCTATTCGCCGCATGCGAACGACGGCCTGGCTGCATCGCAGGTCGCGGAAAAAGCGGCCGTGATGCATTACCAGTGGAAGTCGGGCAAGACGACGGTCAACTACACGACGACGACAGGCCACCTGACAGCAGCCGACGCGAACGGCAATCCGGAAGCGACGATGTCGTACGTTGCCTATACGGCGCAGGGTTCGAAAGGCAAGGCGCGCCCCGTGACCTTCGTCTATAACGGCGGCCCGGGTTCGTCGTCGATATGGCTGCGGCTCGGTTCGTTCGCGCCCACGCGCGTCGCGACGCCCGACCCGCTTCTCACCAACTGGCCGAACTACCCGCTCGTCGACAATGCGGAGAGCCTGATCGACACCACTGACATGGTGTTCATCGATCCACCCGGCACGGGTCTATCGGAAGCGGTTCTGCCTTATACGAACAAGCAGTTCTGGGGCGTCGATTCCGACGTCAACATCATGCGCGATTTCATCATCCGCTATCTGGCGGCGAACAATCGCAGCGATTCGCCGATCTATCTTTACGGCGAATCGTACGGTACGCCGCGCACCGACATGCTTGCGCTGGCGCTCGAAACGGCAGGCGTGCCGCTGACGGGTATCGTGCTGCAGTCTGCGATTCTCAACTACTTCGCCGACGCAATCGAAGCCGTGGCGATCTTTGGCACCAAGGAAGGACTGCAACTCGACACCGACACGCTCGCCGGTTACTACCCCGGCTACGCGGAGGTCGCGGCGTACTTCCATCAGGTATCGCCGCCGTTGCTCGATCAGGGGCTGTTTGCGTTGCAATCGGAAATCTTCGCGACGGGCCAGTACAACCATTTCAGGCAGTACGCGGAGACATGGGTGCTGAGCCAGTTCGGACTTCCCGGTTACTTCGATCCGCCCGTGTATCCGGCGACGCGCACGCTGCAATCATGGGAGTGGCCGTCGAGCCTCACGCTGCATGCGTTGCAGGCTTATTTCGATCCCAACTCGTTTAACCTGGCGCTGGTGCCGGGCTCCACGATCGGCCGCTACGACGGACGCGTGTCGCTGCCCAATTCGGACCCGCGCCTGCAGACAGATGGCGACCCGTCCGACATCCTGATCTCGCAGCCGTTCACGACGGCGCTCGCGACGCAGATGCCGGACTATCTCGGCTACACGGCGCCGAACGCGACGTACATGCCGCTGAACGACGAGATCATCGAGGTATGGGACTTCTCGCACGACGGCCAGGCGCTGCCCGACACGCTGCCTGATCTGCTCGGTGCGATCACGCTCAATCCGAAGCTCAAGGTGCTCGCCGAGAACGGTTTCCACGATCTCGCCACGCCGTTCTTCAAGACGGAAAAGGACCTGGCGCGTCTGCAGACGGTGCGCGGCCTGAATCCGGATCTGCAGGTCAACTTCTTCCAGGGCGGGCATATGATTTATCTGGACGACGTGGCGCGTCCGAAGATGAAGAGCGATCTGGTGGACTACTACAGCGGCCAGCCGATTCCGCTCGCGCTGTCGCTGTGGACGTTGCCGGCGCCGTGGAGCGACGAAAGCCCGGCGGGGACGCCGACCTCCACCGCACAGGCTGCGGCGACGCAATAG
- a CDS encoding ankyrin repeat domain-containing protein: MYHAVRYGVTALLMACALWVASGAALPAAAEEAGEVNRTLLAAAKDSDRASVIAALDRGAAVDATTRTGDTALLTACKKGDAEIARTMIDHGANVKHANASGVTPLMAAAYGGYDGIAALLLARGADESLKDNRGMRAKDIAAQTQSNQVANLLSSH, from the coding sequence ATGTATCACGCCGTGCGGTATGGGGTGACTGCGCTGTTGATGGCCTGCGCGCTTTGGGTCGCGTCGGGCGCTGCGCTGCCTGCCGCAGCCGAAGAAGCGGGCGAGGTGAATCGCACGCTGCTCGCCGCCGCGAAAGACAGCGACCGCGCAAGCGTGATCGCGGCGCTCGATCGCGGCGCAGCCGTCGATGCGACGACGAGAACCGGCGACACCGCGCTGCTTACGGCATGCAAGAAGGGCGACGCCGAGATAGCGCGCACAATGATTGATCATGGCGCGAACGTGAAGCACGCGAACGCATCCGGCGTCACGCCGCTGATGGCGGCCGCGTATGGCGGCTACGACGGTATCGCCGCGTTGCTGCTCGCGCGCGGCGCTGACGAATCGCTGAAAGACAATCGCGGCATGAGGGCGAAGGATATCGCCGCACAGACGCAATCGAATCAGGTTGCGAATCTGTTGTCGTCGCATTAA
- a CDS encoding c-type cytochrome, which yields MGGVTWPLADARADAEAGKTKAQTCVACHGPMGNSTDPQYPVLAGQTPRYMYLQLKDFKEGRRKDPRMSPMAAKLSKDDMQNLADYFAAQKPVPVDFKADGVAVEAGRKKSAAELCTTCHLGNFSGQNEIPRVAGQHYQYIVKQLQDFRSRTRTNDGGNMGSVARNLTDDDIRNLASYVANLQ from the coding sequence ATGGGAGGTGTCACGTGGCCGCTCGCCGACGCACGCGCCGACGCGGAAGCGGGCAAGACGAAGGCGCAGACCTGCGTGGCCTGTCACGGTCCGATGGGCAATTCGACCGATCCGCAATACCCCGTGCTCGCCGGACAGACCCCGCGTTACATGTACCTTCAGTTGAAGGACTTCAAGGAAGGCCGCCGCAAGGACCCGCGCATGTCGCCGATGGCAGCCAAACTGTCGAAAGATGACATGCAGAATCTCGCAGACTACTTCGCCGCGCAGAAACCCGTGCCCGTCGATTTCAAGGCTGACGGCGTCGCCGTCGAAGCGGGGCGCAAGAAGTCGGCTGCGGAGCTTTGCACGACGTGCCACCTCGGCAACTTCTCAGGGCAGAACGAGATACCGCGCGTGGCCGGGCAGCACTATCAGTACATCGTCAAGCAACTGCAGGACTTCCGTTCCCGCACGCGCACCAACGATGGGGGCAACATGGGCAGCGTCGCGCGCAATCTGACTGACGACGATATCCGCAACCTCGCCAGTTACGTCGCGAATCTGCAGTAG
- a CDS encoding GntR family transcriptional regulator codes for MSTDIGLVRPETLRHQVENVLRQAIMSGRFAPGARLIERELCESLGVSRTSVREALRKLEAEKLVRSVPHKGPIVAVISQQEASELYALRGLLEGFAAHEFARLASDAAIAQFGEAAKELRTQATAQDQAGVLKAKTALYEVLLDNCGNALVKEVLNSLYSRVNLLRATSLMHPDRLPSSLREIDKLYKALKARDADEAQALARLHVANAEKAAMRMLGESDDAQA; via the coding sequence ATGTCGACTGATATCGGGTTGGTCCGACCTGAGACGCTGCGTCATCAGGTCGAAAACGTGCTAAGGCAGGCCATCATGAGCGGGCGCTTTGCGCCGGGCGCGCGTCTGATCGAGCGCGAACTGTGCGAGTCGCTCGGCGTAAGCCGTACCTCGGTACGCGAAGCGCTGCGCAAGCTCGAAGCGGAAAAGCTCGTGCGCAGCGTGCCGCACAAAGGCCCGATCGTCGCCGTGATCTCGCAGCAGGAGGCGAGCGAACTGTACGCGTTGCGCGGGCTGCTGGAAGGCTTCGCGGCGCACGAGTTCGCCAGGCTCGCCAGCGACGCCGCGATTGCGCAGTTCGGCGAGGCCGCGAAGGAACTGCGCACGCAGGCGACGGCGCAGGACCAGGCAGGCGTGCTCAAGGCCAAGACCGCGCTCTACGAGGTGTTGCTCGACAACTGCGGCAATGCGCTCGTTAAGGAGGTTCTGAATAGCCTGTATTCGCGGGTGAATCTGCTGCGCGCCACGTCGCTGATGCATCCCGACCGGTTGCCGAGCAGCCTGCGCGAAATCGACAAGCTCTACAAGGCGCTCAAGGCACGCGATGCCGACGAAGCCCAGGCGCTCGCGCGCCTGCACGTGGCGAACGCGGAGAAAGCCGCGATGCGCATGCTCGGCGAGAGCGACGACGCGCAGGCGTGA
- a CDS encoding carboxymuconolactone decarboxylase family protein, with product MKQGEQPARAHREPQQIKDDFVRVHGVWNAAWDSMLRLDAGFVDAYVQFSAVPQRRNHLDDKTRAFIALAADACATQLYGPGVAHHIERALGFGATREELMEVLELISTIGIHTSNVGVPVLLEVLEEEGLRAGPVPLDERRRALKEAFEKNRGYWHPTWEGLLELDPDLFEAYVEFSSVPWRTGVLSPKIKEFMYCAFDASSTHLYVPGLKLHMRNALRYGATADELMELLEIVSTTGIHGAELGAPLLEAALAKHRVAVDA from the coding sequence ATGAAGCAGGGAGAGCAGCCGGCGCGCGCGCATCGCGAGCCACAGCAGATCAAGGACGACTTCGTGCGCGTACACGGCGTCTGGAATGCCGCGTGGGACAGCATGCTTCGTCTCGATGCGGGTTTTGTCGATGCGTACGTGCAGTTCTCCGCAGTGCCGCAGCGCAGAAACCATCTCGATGACAAGACGCGCGCGTTCATCGCGCTCGCCGCCGATGCGTGCGCGACGCAGTTATACGGGCCGGGCGTCGCGCATCATATCGAGCGCGCGCTCGGGTTCGGCGCGACGCGCGAAGAACTGATGGAAGTGCTGGAGCTGATCAGCACGATCGGCATTCACACGAGTAACGTCGGCGTGCCTGTGCTGCTCGAAGTGCTCGAAGAGGAAGGCTTGCGCGCGGGACCTGTGCCGCTCGACGAACGCCGCCGCGCATTGAAGGAAGCATTCGAGAAGAATCGCGGCTACTGGCATCCGACGTGGGAAGGGCTGCTCGAACTCGATCCCGACCTGTTCGAGGCGTATGTCGAGTTTTCTTCGGTGCCGTGGCGCACGGGCGTGTTGAGTCCGAAGATCAAGGAGTTCATGTATTGCGCGTTCGATGCTTCGTCGACACATCTGTACGTGCCCGGCCTCAAACTGCATATGCGCAACGCGCTGCGCTACGGCGCGACAGCGGACGAATTGATGGAATTGCTGGAGATCGTCAGCACGACGGGCATTCACGGCGCCGAACTCGGCGCGCCGCTGCTCGAAGCGGCACTGGCAAAGCACCGGGTGGCCGTCGATGCATGA
- a CDS encoding cupin domain-containing protein has protein sequence MKVFHGRAEGKLSELRGETFSGTVWADPVMPPTDGVTINTVFFAPRGRTYWHTHEQGQVLQVTAGKGWICKEGEAPQEIRQGDIVFIGPNERHWHGASDGSYMVHIATSIGKATWQEEVAEADYPQGLVAG, from the coding sequence ATGAAGGTATTTCACGGCAGGGCAGAAGGGAAGTTGTCGGAACTGCGCGGCGAGACGTTTTCGGGCACGGTATGGGCCGACCCCGTGATGCCGCCGACGGATGGCGTCACCATCAACACGGTGTTCTTCGCGCCGCGCGGCCGCACCTACTGGCATACACACGAGCAGGGCCAGGTGCTGCAGGTGACGGCGGGCAAGGGCTGGATTTGCAAGGAGGGCGAGGCGCCGCAGGAAATCCGCCAGGGTGACATCGTGTTCATCGGACCGAACGAGCGTCACTGGCACGGCGCGAGCGACGGCAGCTACATGGTGCATATCGCGACGTCGATCGGCAAGGCGACGTGGCAGGAAGAAGTGGCCGAAGCGGATTATCCGCAAGGGCTGGTCGCGGGCTGA
- a CDS encoding NAD(P)-dependent oxidoreductase, producing MAQMNKERIGFIGLGNMGGRMARRLVDAGIAVLGYDTAPERVKAAGAQAAASIADVMKFADVVMMSLPDSKVVEAVVEGEGGVLAHCRAGQIVVDLSTAAASSTIRLARRFTQCGVQYVDAGISGGAAAAEKGTLTLMVGGDASAVEALTWAFAPISSKVAHMGESGAGHTTKLLNNFLNAVSLAASAEVMVAGKKAGLDLHLLLDVLNSSSGVNFATLNRFPKIVDGDYLEGGLTGKLMTKDVVLYVDRARELGVVSLNAAGPLASFGLGTALGYGDVISNRVVDAIGDVSGGVRLYDGKIRKEEKQA from the coding sequence ATAGCGCAAATGAACAAGGAACGGATCGGATTCATCGGTCTCGGCAACATGGGCGGCCGCATGGCGCGGCGTCTCGTCGATGCGGGCATTGCGGTGCTCGGTTATGACACCGCGCCTGAGCGTGTGAAGGCAGCGGGCGCGCAGGCCGCGGCTTCAATCGCGGACGTGATGAAGTTCGCCGACGTCGTGATGATGTCGTTGCCGGACAGCAAGGTCGTCGAGGCCGTGGTCGAAGGCGAGGGCGGTGTGCTCGCGCATTGCCGTGCCGGACAGATCGTCGTCGATCTGAGCACGGCCGCCGCGAGTTCGACGATACGGCTCGCGCGGCGCTTCACGCAATGCGGCGTGCAGTATGTCGATGCGGGCATTTCAGGCGGTGCGGCAGCAGCGGAGAAAGGCACGTTGACGCTGATGGTCGGCGGCGACGCGAGTGCCGTCGAAGCGCTCACCTGGGCATTCGCGCCGATCAGCTCGAAGGTCGCGCATATGGGCGAGAGTGGCGCGGGCCACACCACCAAGCTGCTGAACAACTTCCTTAACGCGGTGAGCCTTGCGGCGAGCGCGGAAGTCATGGTGGCGGGCAAGAAGGCCGGGCTCGACCTGCATCTGCTGCTCGACGTGCTCAACAGCAGCAGCGGCGTGAACTTCGCGACGCTAAACCGCTTTCCGAAGATCGTCGACGGCGATTATCTGGAAGGCGGGCTGACGGGCAAGCTGATGACGAAGGATGTCGTTCTGTATGTCGATCGCGCGCGCGAACTGGGCGTGGTGTCGCTGAATGCAGCGGGACCGCTCGCGAGCTTTGGTCTTGGCACGGCGCTCGGCTATGGCGACGTGATCAGCAATCGTGTCGTCGATGCGATCGGCGATGTGTCGGGCGGCGTGCGTCTGTACGACGGGAAGATTCGTAAAGAGGAGAAGCAGGCATGA
- a CDS encoding MFS transporter, whose product MKTLTATDIAQSEGEQSIETKRRNAIKGAFFSEYIDMFDIYLPVVVLSPVLAFFQPPHLSSGMETILASLVFITTLLGRPIGALLFGMIADRIGRRKASIWSVSGFGVVTLLIALLPGYESIGIASYWALVLLRFVDGIFLGGGYTGAMPLAIEYSKKAQRGFVGGFIIAGFPAAYVSINLVAMLMFTLFPLNGMNSPYAQWGWRIPFVLGAVLAGILALYYVHKVAESEIWKSEAADKGNQPEKLPLSDLLRGKSGRNLLQVLVMMTGFWLTQNIITIYLPTGLLVKTLHLTGFQMTSTLMITYFVLFFSYIGSGLIAQSIGRRRFFVIVGPLIATVGAGLLYVLANNDGLSLPTIIALVCVLAVLVTSPWGVIVTYINERFVTDVRATGFGVGFSLSVIIPSFYAFYMNWLGAFMPLRMTSVVLLCIGGLIGAVGAMMGPETKDVDF is encoded by the coding sequence ATGAAAACCCTAACTGCGACCGACATCGCACAGTCCGAAGGCGAGCAATCGATAGAAACGAAAAGACGCAATGCCATCAAAGGCGCGTTCTTCTCCGAGTACATTGACATGTTCGATATTTATCTGCCCGTCGTCGTACTGTCGCCGGTGCTGGCGTTCTTCCAGCCGCCGCATCTGTCTAGCGGCATGGAGACGATACTCGCGTCGCTGGTGTTCATTACGACGCTGCTCGGGCGTCCTATCGGCGCGCTGCTGTTCGGCATGATCGCGGACCGCATCGGGCGCCGCAAAGCGTCGATCTGGTCGGTGTCGGGCTTCGGCGTGGTCACGCTGCTGATCGCGCTGCTGCCGGGCTACGAGAGCATCGGCATCGCGTCGTACTGGGCGCTCGTGCTGCTGCGCTTCGTCGACGGGATCTTTCTGGGCGGCGGCTACACGGGCGCGATGCCGCTCGCCATCGAGTATTCGAAGAAAGCGCAGCGCGGGTTTGTCGGCGGCTTCATCATCGCGGGCTTTCCGGCTGCATACGTGTCGATCAATCTCGTCGCGATGCTGATGTTCACGCTCTTTCCGCTGAATGGCATGAACTCGCCGTACGCGCAGTGGGGCTGGCGCATTCCGTTTGTGTTGGGCGCCGTGCTCGCGGGCATTCTCGCGCTGTACTACGTACACAAGGTCGCCGAATCTGAAATCTGGAAAAGCGAAGCCGCCGACAAGGGCAATCAGCCGGAAAAGCTGCCGCTCTCCGATCTGCTGCGCGGCAAGAGCGGACGCAACCTGCTGCAGGTGCTGGTCATGATGACGGGCTTCTGGCTCACGCAGAACATCATCACGATCTACCTGCCGACGGGCCTGCTCGTGAAGACGCTGCATCTGACGGGCTTCCAGATGACGTCCACGCTGATGATCACGTACTTCGTGCTGTTCTTCAGCTACATCGGCTCCGGGCTGATCGCGCAGTCGATCGGACGGCGGCGCTTCTTCGTGATCGTTGGCCCGCTGATCGCGACGGTCGGCGCAGGGCTGCTGTATGTGCTCGCGAACAACGATGGATTGTCTCTGCCGACCATCATCGCGCTGGTCTGCGTGCTCGCCGTACTCGTCACGTCACCGTGGGGCGTGATCGTCACGTACATCAACGAACGCTTCGTCACGGACGTGCGCGCAACGGGCTTCGGCGTCGGCTTCAGCCTCTCGGTGATCATCCCGTCGTTCTACGCGTTCTATATGAACTGGCTCGGCGCGTTCATGCCGTTGCGGATGACATCCGTGGTGCTGTTGTGCATCGGCGGATTGATCGGCGCGGTCGGCGCGATGATGGGACCGGAAACGAAGGACGTCGACTTCTGA